The following proteins are encoded in a genomic region of Terriglobia bacterium:
- a CDS encoding aspartate ammonia-lyase gives MQTRIEHDSLGDVHVPAEAFYGAQTARAVENYPISGIRAHRVLIKAYGLLKQVCAETNLQLKMIPRRVGQAVVRAAADVAANRLDGQFVVDVYQAGAGVSFHMNVNEVIANRAIWYLTGKRTNKLGNYSIVHPNDHVNFGQSTNDTFPTAMRLASLLLLEEFYPALKELETAFRRKGREFDKIIKSGRTHLQDAVPVRLGQEFAAYGVTLGQLREHIRQNAGPLAELGIGGSAVGTGLNAHPRYPRLVVRRLSVLTGLRLRPAADLRAAMQSQFALASVSGALRNLALELIRIANDLRLLTSGPLTGFNEIVLPALQPGSSIMPGKVNPVMGELLDMVAFQVVGCDTVVALAVQAGQLELNVMMPAMIWNVLHATEILKNTCHVVASRCIEGIRANREVCERYAYLSPSIATALNPVIGYTRAAEVVKKSLRTGKTIPEVCLEDNVMSEKELKEILDPYRMTEPGLPPARQK, from the coding sequence ATGCAAACACGAATTGAGCATGATTCGCTTGGAGATGTTCATGTTCCAGCAGAGGCGTTTTACGGGGCACAGACGGCCCGCGCCGTTGAGAATTACCCCATCAGCGGCATTCGGGCGCACCGGGTGCTCATCAAGGCGTACGGCTTGCTGAAGCAGGTCTGCGCGGAGACCAACCTTCAACTGAAAATGATTCCCCGGCGAGTGGGCCAGGCGGTGGTGCGGGCTGCCGCAGACGTGGCAGCCAACCGGCTCGACGGGCAGTTTGTGGTGGACGTTTATCAGGCGGGTGCCGGCGTCAGCTTCCATATGAATGTTAATGAGGTGATTGCCAACCGCGCCATCTGGTATCTCACCGGCAAACGCACCAACAAACTCGGCAATTATTCCATCGTTCATCCCAATGACCACGTCAATTTCGGTCAGTCAACCAATGACACCTTTCCGACGGCCATGCGCCTCGCTTCCCTGCTGCTTCTGGAAGAGTTTTATCCGGCGCTCAAGGAGCTTGAAACGGCTTTCCGCAGGAAAGGCCGCGAGTTTGACAAGATTATCAAGAGTGGCCGAACGCATCTGCAGGACGCTGTGCCGGTGCGCCTGGGCCAGGAATTCGCTGCCTATGGCGTAACGCTTGGGCAGCTCCGCGAGCATATCCGGCAAAACGCCGGACCGCTTGCTGAGCTTGGCATCGGCGGCAGCGCCGTCGGAACGGGCTTGAACGCCCATCCACGCTATCCGCGCCTGGTGGTCAGGCGCCTTTCCGTGCTCACCGGATTGCGCCTCCGTCCGGCGGCTGACCTGCGCGCTGCCATGCAGTCGCAGTTTGCCTTGGCCTCGGTCTCCGGTGCTCTTCGCAACCTGGCGCTGGAGCTCATCCGCATTGCCAATGATCTGCGCCTGCTCACCAGCGGTCCGCTGACAGGCTTCAACGAGATTGTGCTGCCGGCGCTGCAGCCAGGCTCGAGCATCATGCCCGGCAAGGTGAATCCGGTGATGGGCGAACTGCTCGACATGGTGGCCTTCCAGGTAGTCGGGTGCGATACCGTGGTGGCGCTTGCCGTGCAGGCCGGGCAACTGGAATTGAACGTCATGATGCCGGCGATGATCTGGAACGTGCTCCACGCAACCGAAATCCTGAAGAACACCTGCCATGTGGTTGCCAGTCGCTGCATCGAGGGAATCCGCGCCAATCGCGAGGTCTGCGAGCGCTACGCCTACCTGTCTCCGTCGATTGCCACGGCGCTCAATCCGGTGATCGGCTATACCCGCGCCGCAGAAGTGGTGAAGAAGTCGCTGCGAACCGGCAAAACAATACCTGAAGTATGCCTTGAAGATAACGTCATGAGCGAAAAGGAACTGAAGGAGATCCTCGATCCTTACCGCATGACAGAACCGGGACTTCCGCCAGCCCGCCAAAAGTAG
- a CDS encoding FAD-dependent oxidoreductase, whose product MAATANEPTHVTVKLVGREEVAERTSLFRFEKPPGWTFKSGQTVDITLLDPPETDAEGNTRTFSIASAPDEPTLMIATRMRDSAFKRTLGAMPLGTAVKIEGPFGNFVLHNNPAKTAVLLAGGIGVTPFRSMAFRAAKEKLPHRVFLFLSNRRPEDAAFLKELEALERQNPNYKLIATMTGMENSSRPWNGETGFIDKEMLSRHVKDALSPIYYIAGPPGMVNGLREMLHQAGVDDDDIRAEDFPGY is encoded by the coding sequence ATGGCAGCAACAGCAAATGAACCAACCCACGTGACAGTAAAACTCGTCGGCCGTGAAGAAGTGGCCGAGCGCACATCTTTATTTCGATTCGAAAAGCCGCCCGGCTGGACGTTCAAATCAGGCCAGACTGTTGACATCACGTTGCTCGACCCGCCGGAAACCGATGCAGAAGGTAACACGCGGACTTTCTCGATCGCCAGCGCGCCGGATGAACCCACGTTGATGATTGCGACACGGATGCGCGACTCGGCCTTTAAGCGCACGCTCGGGGCCATGCCGCTGGGAACGGCGGTGAAGATCGAGGGTCCATTTGGCAACTTCGTTCTTCACAACAATCCGGCGAAAACAGCCGTGCTGCTGGCGGGCGGCATCGGCGTCACGCCGTTTCGGAGCATGGCATTTCGGGCAGCGAAGGAGAAGCTGCCGCACCGGGTCTTCCTGTTCCTCTCAAACCGGCGGCCGGAGGACGCCGCATTCCTCAAAGAGCTTGAGGCGCTGGAAAGGCAAAATCCGAATTACAAGCTGATTGCCACCATGACCGGAATGGAGAATTCCAGCCGGCCGTGGAATGGAGAAACCGGATTCATCGACAAGGAAATGCTCTCCAGACATGTGAAGGACGCCCTTTCTCCGATCTATTACATTGCCGGCCCGCCGGGAATGGTGAACGGCCTGCGGGAAATGCTCCACCAGGCCGGAGTGGACGACGACGATATCCGGGCGGAAGACTTCCCTGGTTACTGA
- a CDS encoding CPBP family intramembrane glutamic endopeptidase, producing the protein MKIALFSVVGLSLAAALAEAILLLQIQLDPWRLAALMESLALLLGVFVAFTSTDFIHWLRKRTHDSLLLAILMPIALLIPYFILACSTRTFSYPALAKLIAYIAVPTLLLLPNRKHYAESASWRDFAAMLSLGLPVSAGWLSGIWIWPEDIYIFRPIFCVCVGAYAFLVVRGLKDAGYKLLFKAGDLTEGSLNFIAFIILAIPLGLVLHFIHPHAHHLNVVAFAADFVGIYLTVAIPEEFLFRGILQNLLVKTFKPPHHGRNGLLVASVIFGLSHLHHAPVPNWRYAIMATLAGIFYGNAWRIRKRTSASAFTHALVDTAWHFWF; encoded by the coding sequence ATGAAAATTGCGCTTTTCAGCGTGGTTGGCCTCTCACTTGCGGCTGCACTGGCGGAGGCCATTCTCCTACTTCAAATTCAACTGGATCCCTGGCGGCTGGCCGCTTTGATGGAGTCCCTCGCGCTGTTGCTGGGCGTTTTCGTCGCCTTCACTTCGACGGACTTTATCCACTGGCTCAGAAAGCGGACGCATGATTCACTGTTGCTTGCCATCCTGATGCCGATTGCCCTTCTTATTCCTTATTTCATCCTGGCTTGCAGCACTCGAACATTTTCATATCCGGCGCTGGCAAAGCTCATCGCCTATATCGCCGTGCCCACTTTGCTGCTGCTCCCCAATCGCAAACACTACGCCGAGAGCGCAAGCTGGCGGGACTTCGCGGCCATGCTCAGCCTGGGGTTGCCGGTCAGCGCCGGATGGCTGAGCGGCATCTGGATCTGGCCGGAAGATATCTATATCTTCCGCCCCATATTTTGCGTGTGCGTCGGCGCTTATGCCTTTCTCGTCGTCCGCGGCCTGAAAGACGCCGGGTACAAATTGCTCTTTAAGGCCGGCGACCTCACCGAAGGAAGCCTGAACTTCATCGCATTCATCATTCTGGCCATACCACTCGGCCTGGTGCTCCATTTCATTCACCCGCACGCTCATCACCTCAACGTGGTTGCTTTCGCTGCGGACTTCGTGGGCATCTATCTCACCGTGGCCATTCCGGAGGAATTTCTTTTCCGGGGAATCCTGCAGAACCTGCTGGTAAAGACTTTCAAGCCGCCGCATCACGGGCGGAACGGGCTGCTGGTGGCTTCAGTCATCTTCGGGCTTTCGCACCTGCACCACGCGCCGGTGCCCAACTGGCGCTACGCCATCATGGCCACCCTGGCGGGAATTTTTTATGGCAACGCCTGGCGCATCCGAAAACGCACCTCCGCCTCAGCCTTTACCCATGCGCTGGTGGATACCGCGTGGCACTTCTGGTTCTGA
- a CDS encoding pitrilysin family protein produces the protein MILKTHIRRKVVLCGLAVLAACLAFLPLRARDLPPVVPPPEEITFHMPAVHQLANGLRIVLIERHDVPIVRLYAIVEAGAEADPPGIPGAASMVAGLLPEGTKHRTAYQIAQAIDQAGGSIDTGAGWDQSYANVSVLSSHKELAFDVMSDLLVHPAFAPDEVERIRKQTLSALNVVNQDPGYVADTVLRRMLFAGTDYAHSEDGTSDSIVRVTRKQLVHFHQRNYVPSRTILAVAGDITEADCITLAQRFLGNWKNVPGATLPPDNQPRSPQQRQVVVINKPDAVQTEIRVANLGVPRSSPDYFALAIANQVLGGPAANRLFYALRTRHGLVYGASSDLDCYSTLGGWVAKTSTRSAETIKATEMVLDEISRLRNRPIEQWEIQNARDYLVGHEALQFESASQVANQVLETMLYHLPPEYWAELPKRVRALTADEVLAVTRKYLNPDDDIIVLVGNVAAFKGDLDKLGAARVIPIADVGRAFSEPQKSTADRPAPER, from the coding sequence TTGATCTTGAAGACGCACATCAGGAGGAAGGTGGTACTTTGCGGCCTCGCCGTGTTGGCGGCCTGCCTGGCATTTTTGCCCTTGCGCGCGCGGGACCTGCCTCCGGTTGTTCCGCCGCCTGAGGAGATCACCTTCCACATGCCCGCAGTGCATCAACTGGCGAACGGACTTCGCATTGTGCTGATTGAGCGTCACGATGTGCCGATCGTGCGGCTTTACGCCATCGTCGAGGCCGGCGCTGAGGCTGATCCGCCAGGCATTCCCGGGGCCGCCAGCATGGTGGCCGGGCTCCTGCCCGAGGGCACAAAGCACAGGACCGCCTATCAGATCGCCCAGGCCATTGACCAGGCCGGAGGATCGATTGACACCGGCGCGGGCTGGGACCAATCCTATGCCAACGTCAGTGTGCTTTCGAGCCACAAGGAGCTCGCCTTCGATGTAATGTCCGATTTGCTGGTCCATCCTGCATTTGCGCCGGATGAAGTGGAGCGTATTCGGAAGCAAACACTCTCCGCGCTGAATGTCGTCAACCAGGATCCCGGCTACGTGGCCGATACAGTCTTGCGGCGGATGCTTTTTGCCGGAACAGATTATGCGCACTCGGAAGACGGCACCAGCGACTCGATTGTGCGTGTGACCCGCAAGCAGCTCGTCCATTTTCACCAGCGAAATTACGTGCCTTCACGCACCATTCTTGCCGTGGCGGGCGACATTACAGAAGCCGACTGCATCACTCTGGCACAGCGCTTTCTCGGTAATTGGAAGAATGTCCCCGGCGCAACTCTCCCGCCCGACAATCAGCCGCGCTCGCCGCAGCAGCGGCAGGTGGTTGTCATTAACAAACCCGACGCGGTGCAGACCGAGATTCGGGTGGCCAACCTCGGCGTTCCGCGTTCGAGCCCCGATTACTTCGCGCTGGCCATTGCCAACCAGGTGCTGGGCGGGCCTGCCGCCAACAGGCTGTTTTACGCCCTGCGGACGCGGCACGGACTGGTCTATGGCGCTTCGAGCGACCTTGACTGCTACTCCACGCTGGGCGGGTGGGTGGCCAAGACGTCAACGCGCTCTGCCGAAACAATCAAAGCCACCGAAATGGTCCTGGATGAAATCTCGCGCCTGCGCAACCGGCCGATCGAGCAATGGGAAATCCAGAACGCGCGTGATTACCTGGTGGGCCATGAGGCGCTGCAGTTTGAGTCTGCAAGCCAGGTGGCCAACCAGGTGCTGGAGACGATGCTCTATCATCTTCCGCCAGAATATTGGGCCGAGCTTCCAAAGCGGGTCCGCGCGCTCACCGCGGATGAGGTGCTGGCCGTCACGCGGAAGTACCTCAACCCGGATGACGATATCATCGTGCTGGTCGGCAATGTTGCCGCCTTCAAAGGGGACCTCGACAAGCTTGGCGCCGCGCGCGTAATTCCTATTGCGGACGTGGGTCGCGCGTTCTCCGAGCCGCAGAAGTCCACGGCGGATCGTCCCGCTCCCGAAAGATAG
- a CDS encoding pitrilysin family protein codes for MLRARTLAVLVLLILIAPHAATAGTAIPPVEVHTLRLPNGLRAVMVNRGDAPVITVEVWYHVGSRNEAPGKTGFAHLLEHLMFDGTRTIGRRFSDYIVRVGGIDNAYTTTDATVYWETMPTSNLPVALWLEADRMRNLDISQAALDNERTVVEDEHRRRYENPPYGAVIPTLYENAFTVGPYRHLPIGTTDDVSHATVDAIRNFYNTYYVPNNATIVIAGKFSLGDAEQSIRKYFGPIPAGTLPATNNIPIEPPQTAGRVVSMTRDVALPAFVAAYHIPADGTPDAYPLQIASKILSAGDSGMIYHQLVYQQQLAVEAQTSAEFSEDPNLFFVFAVMNDGHTPAEGEAAIDAILERLQDNPLSPAELDKAKNQVLFDLASNRENSKDLADQLGYDSAVLDNPDLINSEAERFLAVTAGQVQAVARKYFVHSNRTLLEVNPGRNGPVTPKLSAGGH; via the coding sequence TTGTTGCGTGCTCGCACCCTCGCGGTGCTTGTCCTGCTCATCCTGATTGCGCCGCATGCGGCTACTGCAGGGACAGCGATCCCACCGGTTGAGGTCCACACGCTCCGCTTGCCCAACGGACTTCGCGCCGTAATGGTGAATCGAGGCGATGCGCCGGTGATCACCGTTGAGGTCTGGTATCACGTTGGCTCACGCAATGAAGCGCCCGGGAAGACGGGATTCGCCCACCTTCTTGAGCACCTGATGTTCGACGGCACCCGGACGATCGGCAGACGCTTTTCCGATTACATCGTCAGAGTGGGCGGGATCGACAACGCCTACACCACCACCGACGCCACCGTCTATTGGGAGACGATGCCAACTTCAAACCTTCCCGTGGCGTTGTGGCTTGAAGCCGATCGGATGCGCAACCTGGATATCAGCCAGGCCGCGCTTGACAACGAAAGGACGGTGGTGGAAGACGAGCACCGGCGGCGTTATGAAAACCCTCCCTACGGCGCCGTTATCCCCACACTTTACGAAAACGCTTTTACGGTGGGCCCTTATCGCCACCTGCCGATCGGCACCACCGACGATGTCAGCCACGCGACGGTGGATGCGATCCGCAATTTTTACAACACATACTACGTACCCAATAATGCGACCATCGTGATTGCCGGCAAATTTTCGCTTGGCGATGCCGAGCAATCCATCCGAAAGTATTTCGGACCCATACCGGCGGGAACATTGCCAGCCACGAACAATATTCCTATCGAGCCGCCGCAGACCGCCGGCCGCGTGGTCAGCATGACGAGAGACGTCGCCCTGCCGGCGTTTGTGGCGGCGTACCACATTCCGGCCGATGGCACGCCCGACGCCTACCCGCTCCAGATTGCTTCCAAAATTCTTTCTGCCGGCGACAGCGGCATGATTTATCATCAGCTTGTTTACCAGCAGCAGCTTGCGGTAGAAGCCCAAACTTCAGCCGAGTTCAGCGAAGACCCAAACCTGTTTTTTGTTTTTGCCGTGATGAACGATGGACACACTCCAGCCGAGGGCGAGGCGGCCATTGACGCAATTCTCGAGCGACTACAAGACAATCCGCTTTCTCCAGCAGAACTCGACAAGGCAAAGAACCAGGTGCTTTTTGATCTTGCCAGCAATCGTGAAAACTCCAAGGACCTGGCCGACCAGTTGGGCTACGATTCCGCCGTACTCGATAATCCTGATCTGATCAATTCGGAGGCGGAACGTTTTCTGGCCGTCACCGCCGGGCAGGTGCAGGCAGTGGCCCGCAAATATTTCGTACATAGCAATAGGACGCTTCTGGAAGTGAATCCTGGCCGGAACGGCCCGGTCACTCCAAAATTGAGTGCAGGTGGGCATTGA
- a CDS encoding NAD+ synthase yields the protein MKIALAQINTTVGDFEGNVAKILHYARMAVERKADLVVFPEMAVCGYPPRDMVERQDFIERSEAELSRLSHLLPEIPALIGYVRSSRVQLGKTVSNAAALVYRGKILLDYVKILLPFYDVFDESRYFEPGNTLGIYDLEGMRIGVTICEDIWNDKNFWRKRLYPRDPVEEISRAGAKLLLNIASSPYSTEKIKLRHDMLRTIAVEHRIPVAYVNHVGGNDQLILDGSSLAFSAGGTLIARARSFEEDLIVFDPAGAKADIHDAPASEIEAVYKALLLGTRDYMRKCGFKKAIVGVSGGIDSAVVLTLAVDALGPENVHAIAMPGPYSSSGSLVDAEDLSKRLGVDFRIIPITPLYEGYLGTLEPSFKGLAADVTEENLQARIRGNILMALSNKLGAMVLSTGNKSELAVGYCTLYGDMAGGLSVIADLPKTMVYTLARYLNREKERIPCSCLVKPPSAELRPNQTDQDTLPPYEVLDVILKSIIEERLCARDIAAKYKVDLGLVQDVMRRVMCAEYKRQQASPALKVTAKAFGMGRRYPIAQRFTGS from the coding sequence ATGAAGATCGCGCTGGCTCAGATCAATACCACCGTTGGAGACTTTGAGGGAAACGTCGCAAAAATCCTGCACTACGCCAGGATGGCCGTCGAGCGCAAGGCCGACCTGGTGGTTTTTCCGGAAATGGCCGTCTGCGGCTATCCGCCGCGCGACATGGTGGAAAGGCAGGATTTCATTGAGCGGTCTGAGGCAGAGCTTTCGCGTCTGAGCCATCTGCTGCCGGAAATCCCCGCCCTGATTGGCTACGTTCGCTCTTCGCGCGTGCAACTGGGCAAGACGGTGTCGAATGCCGCGGCGCTCGTCTACCGTGGGAAAATTCTTCTCGACTACGTCAAAATTCTGCTGCCGTTTTACGACGTCTTTGACGAATCCCGCTACTTCGAGCCCGGAAATACATTGGGGATTTACGACCTCGAGGGCATGCGGATCGGGGTCACGATCTGCGAAGACATCTGGAATGACAAGAACTTCTGGCGCAAGCGGCTCTATCCCCGCGATCCCGTGGAGGAGATATCGCGCGCAGGCGCCAAGCTGCTTCTCAACATCGCCTCGTCTCCCTACAGCACCGAAAAGATCAAATTGCGGCATGACATGCTCCGGACGATTGCGGTGGAGCATCGGATCCCGGTGGCTTACGTCAATCACGTGGGCGGCAACGATCAGCTCATCCTCGACGGCTCAAGTCTGGCCTTCAGCGCCGGAGGCACGCTGATTGCCCGTGCCCGATCTTTCGAGGAGGATTTGATCGTGTTTGACCCCGCCGGCGCGAAGGCCGACATCCACGATGCTCCAGCCTCCGAGATTGAGGCCGTTTACAAGGCGCTGCTGCTGGGCACGCGCGATTACATGCGGAAGTGCGGCTTCAAGAAGGCTATTGTCGGAGTCAGCGGCGGAATTGACTCAGCCGTGGTTTTGACGCTGGCGGTTGATGCGCTGGGTCCCGAAAACGTTCATGCCATTGCCATGCCCGGGCCGTATTCTTCAAGCGGCAGCCTGGTGGATGCGGAAGACCTATCGAAACGGCTGGGCGTTGATTTCCGCATCATCCCTATCACACCTCTTTATGAGGGCTATCTTGGGACGCTGGAACCCTCTTTCAAGGGGCTCGCCGCTGACGTGACCGAAGAGAACCTTCAGGCGCGCATTCGCGGAAACATTCTGATGGCCCTGTCGAACAAGCTGGGCGCCATGGTGCTGAGCACGGGCAACAAGTCGGAACTGGCCGTCGGTTACTGCACGCTGTATGGCGACATGGCCGGGGGACTTTCGGTGATCGCCGACCTGCCCAAAACGATGGTCTACACGCTGGCGCGCTATCTGAACCGCGAGAAAGAGCGCATTCCATGCTCCTGCCTCGTCAAGCCGCCCTCCGCGGAGCTGAGGCCAAATCAAACGGACCAGGACACCCTGCCGCCTTACGAGGTGCTGGACGTTATCCTGAAGAGCATCATCGAGGAGCGGTTGTGCGCCAGGGACATTGCGGCGAAGTACAAAGTTGACCTGGGGCTGGTTCAGGACGTGATGCGGCGCGTGATGTGCGCTGAATACAAGCGCCAGCAGGCCTCGCCCGCGCTCAAGGTGACGGCCAAGGCCTTTGGAATGGGCAGGCGTTATCCGATTGCCCAGCGGTTCACCGGTTCGTGA
- a CDS encoding class I SAM-dependent methyltransferase, with protein MSSFPNSATVFQEAEGGRCASTEPSSLLVRFSGLLPRKGLALDLACGYPRNALYLARHGLAVIGVDRSMEALKSGREAAARSNLNVYLAQADLTRFALPANTFSVVICFKYRDPGLYPSIRASLRPGGLLVYETYTLEHRQFGRKPLDPAHLLERHELIETFGDWEIIYYREVWAGQGTASLLARKPGRCGEC; from the coding sequence ATGTCGTCATTTCCCAACTCAGCAACTGTTTTCCAGGAAGCAGAGGGTGGCAGGTGTGCGTCCACAGAGCCGAGCTCACTCTTGGTGCGTTTTTCCGGTCTTCTGCCGCGCAAAGGGCTGGCGCTTGACCTCGCATGCGGGTATCCGCGGAACGCGCTCTACCTGGCCCGGCACGGACTGGCCGTGATCGGTGTGGACCGTTCGATGGAAGCCCTGAAATCGGGCAGGGAAGCCGCCGCGCGGTCAAATCTGAACGTCTATCTTGCTCAGGCTGATCTTACCCGGTTCGCTCTTCCCGCCAATACCTTTTCCGTTGTGATCTGCTTCAAGTATCGCGATCCCGGCTTGTACCCCTCGATTCGCGCATCCCTCCGTCCGGGTGGATTGCTGGTTTATGAAACCTACACTCTGGAGCACCGCCAGTTTGGCCGCAAGCCACTCGATCCTGCTCATCTGCTGGAACGGCATGAACTGATCGAGACGTTCGGAGACTGGGAGATCATCTATTATCGGGAGGTGTGGGCTGGGCAAGGCACTGCCTCGCTGCTGGCGCGCAAGCCAGGACGCTGCGGGGAATGCTGA
- a CDS encoding iron-sulfur cluster assembly accessory protein yields the protein MAIELTVHAVDKVKEILAQQTPAPAGLRVSVVGGGCSGFSYQMNFETQTNAIDKIYEFDGLKVFIDQASLMYLNGTKIDFVESLEGSGFKFENPNVKTTCGCGSSFST from the coding sequence ATGGCTATTGAACTAACCGTGCATGCGGTCGACAAGGTCAAAGAGATTCTGGCGCAGCAGACACCCGCACCTGCGGGGCTACGCGTGTCCGTGGTGGGCGGAGGCTGCTCCGGCTTTTCGTACCAGATGAACTTTGAGACCCAGACAAATGCGATTGACAAGATTTACGAGTTTGACGGGCTGAAAGTTTTTATCGATCAGGCATCGCTGATGTACCTGAACGGGACCAAAATCGACTTTGTTGAAAGCCTGGAGGGTTCCGGTTTCAAATTCGAGAACCCGAACGTCAAGACAACTTGTGGTTGCGGAAGCTCCTTTAGCACGTAG